The following proteins are encoded in a genomic region of Amia ocellicauda isolate fAmiCal2 chromosome 6, fAmiCal2.hap1, whole genome shotgun sequence:
- the LOC136751741 gene encoding fibrous sheath CABYR-binding protein-like, with protein MQELDEERTSHQSRPAAQRVKPRALVIGGQYIPARYLNIVPTRTTRVLLEIVADPQSWALPDRSQGTQEALSLLKQKEEIEWSQYKPAVSALVLNREYLTLDLPPQPQWRASPQFTPPPLHVHAHTVAVTSVAKDAAAFWVATSQWRAVRSRGRRRRRLIRAELLSIACRIKAAREFWKAKENEAASQEPKIGGHGGGRTMRNNYGDNSQEETEEASVAGVSGRAAKLIQAAEARDRDAAKSVTPAVHLKPETEEASVAGVSGRVAKLIQAAEARDRDAAKSVTPAVHLQPETEEASVAGVSGRVAKLIQAAEARDRDAAKSVTPAVHLKPETEQASVAGVSGRVAKLIQAAEARDRDAAKSVTPAVHLKPETEQASVAGVSGRVAKLIQAAEARDRDAAKSVTPAVHLKPETEEASVAGVSGRVSKLIQAAEARASAPWKHCAVSAATWKPSEVLEGPPSQVSPDEDSPDEDSPDEESPDEVSLDNESPDEESPDEVSPDNESPDEVSPDEVSPDEVSPDNESQDEVSLDNESPDVVSPDEVSPDVVSPDNESQDEVSLDVVSPDNESLDEVSLDNESPDVVSPDNESLVEVSLDNESPDVVSPDDDHPSEQQNQNQVPEQARLSAWKRFCCFLSRVCCCRSVDVQE; from the exons ATGCAAGAGCTTGATGAAGAGAGGACCAGCCATCAGTCGCGCCCCGCTGCGCAGCGTGTCAAGCCACGGGCCCTGGTCATAGGCGGGCAATATATTCCAGCTCGCTACCTCAACATTGTACCCACCCGAACTACAAGAG TCCTTCTGGAGATTGTGGCTGATCCACAGTCCTGGGCCCTTCCAGACAGATCCCAGGGCACCCAGGAAGCGCTCAGTCTTctcaagcagaaagaagagaTCGAATGGAGTCAGTACAAGCCAGCGGTGTCTGCTTTGGTATTGAACAGGGAGTATTTAACTCTCGATCTGCCACCCCAGCCACAGTGGAGAGCCAGTCCCCAGTTCACACCCCCTCCCCTGCATGTGCACGCGCACACCGT GGCGGTGACGTCGGTCGCTAAGGACGCCGCCGCGTTCTGGGTGGCTACGTCACAATGGCGCGCAGTTCGCTCTCGCGggcgccgccgccgccgcctcaTTCGCGCAGAGCTATTGAGTATTGCGTGTCGGATAAAAGCCGCTAGAGAATTCTGGAAAGCTAAAGAGAAC GAGGCCGCCAGCCAGGAGCCTAAGATAGGAGGACATGGCGGCGGCCGAACAATGCGGAACAACTACGGCGACAATAGCCAGGAG GAGACTGAAGAGGCGTCTGTGGCCGGAGTTTCGGGCCGGGCGGCAAAGCTGATCCAGGCTGCAGAGGCAAGGGATCGGGACGCCGCAAAGTCAGTGACCCCAGCAGTCCACCTGAAGCCG GAGACTGAAGAGGCGTCTGTGGCCGGAGTTTCGGGCCGGGTGGCAAAGCTGATCCAGGCTGCAGAGGCAAGGGATCGGGACGCCGCAAAGTCCGTGACCCCAGCAGTCCACCTGCAGCCG GAGACTGAAGAGGCGTCTGTGGCCGGAGTTTCGGGCCGGGTGGCAAAGCTGATCCAGGCTGCAGAGGCAAGGGATCGGGACGCCGCAAAGTCAGTGACCCCAGCAGTCCACCTGAAGCCG GAGACTGAACAGGCGTCTGTGGCCGGAGTTTCGGGCCGGGTGGCAAAGCTGATCCAGGCTGCAGAGGCAAGGGATCGGGACGCCGCAAAGTCAGTGACCCCAGCAGTCCACCTGAAGCCG GAGACTGAACAGGCGTCTGTGGCCGGAGTTTCGGGCCGGGTGGCAAAGCTGATCCAGGCTGCAGAGGCAAGGGATCGGGACGCCGCAAAGTCAGTGACCCCAGCAGTCCACCTGAAGCCG GAGACTGAAGAGGCGTCTGTGGCCGGAGTTTCGGGCCGGGTGTCAAAGCTGATACAGGCTGCAGAGGCGAGGGCCTCAGCCCCCTGGAAGCACTGTGCCGTAAGTGCCGCCACCTGGAAACCTTCTGAGGTGTTGGAGGGCCCGCCGTCCCAAGTGTCCCCGGACGAGGATTCCCCGGACGAGGATTCCCCGGACGAGGAGTCCCCGGACGAGGTGTCCCTGGATAATGAGTCCCCGGACGAGGAGTCCCCGGACGAGGTGTCCCCGGATAATGAGTCCCCGGACGAGGTGTCCCCGGACGAGGTGTCCCCGGACGAGGTGTCCCCGGACAATGAGTCCCAGGACGAGGTGTCCCTGGATAATGAGTCCCCGGACGTGGTGTCCCCGGACGAGGTGTCCCCGGACGTGGTGTCCCCGGATAATGAGTCCCAGGACGAGGTGTCCCTGGACGTGGTGTCCCCGGATAATGAGTCCCTGGACGAGGTGTCCCTGGATAATGAGTCCCCGGATGTGGTGTCCCCGGATAATGAGTCCCTGGTCGAGGTGTCCCTGGATAATGAGTCCCCGGATGTGGTGTCCCCGGACGACGACCATCCATCCGAACAGCAGAACCAGAACCAGGTGCCGGAGCAGGCCAGACTGTCCGCGTGGAAGCGCTTCTGCTGTTTCCTGAGCCGTGTTTGCTGCTGCCGCAGCGTGGACGTGCAGGAGTAA
- the cltrn gene encoding collectrin — protein sequence MLARIVFVFSLISAGATQLCQPGGDEANLVRISIKTALGKDAYAWNESELFLFRATIAFAVRRHFNDDTYNVSSVIICNETPRVSFWFVVTKPTNTSELVSKQDVALAVRKSRNRINNAFLLTDKTLQFVDIPPTLAAPVEPSTQPWLIAFGVVISLVMVAIVALVISGMVQKQRKEKGMIEEEEDEEEKQDKVVENGIIYEVMDTDKGADNRGFAEDDDRFTRL from the exons ATGTTAGcaagaattgtttttgttttcagtctcATATCGGCTGGTGCCACGCAACTCTGCCAACCTG GTGGAGACGAGGCCAACCTAGTGAGGATAAGTATCAAAACCGCTCTGGGGAAAGATGCA TATGCCTGGAATGAAAGTGAACTGTTTTTATTCAGAGCAACTATTGCATTTGCAGTCAGAAGACATTTCAATGATGACACTTACAA TGTCTCCAGTGTGATTATCTGTAATGAAACTCCAAGGGTATCATTCTGGTTTGTGGTGacaaaacctacaaatacatcaGAACTCGTTtccaaacaagatgtggcattGGCTGTCAG GAAGTCAAGGAACCgaattaataatgcatttctgCTGACTGACAAAACCCTGCAGTTCGTTGACATTCCTCCCACACTGGCAGCTCCTGTCGAACCATCCACCCAGCCCTGGCTCATCGCGTTCGGGGTGGTCATTAGCTTGGTGATGGTGGCCATTGTTGCTCTCGTTATATCTGGAATGGTACAGAAACAACG GAAAGAAAAGGGCATGattgaagaggaggaggatgaggaggaaaaGCAAGATAAAGTGGTTGAAAACGGCATCATCTATGAAGTGATGGACACAGACAAAGGAGCTGACAACAGAGGTTTTGCGGAGGATGATGACAGATTCACACGACTATAG